Within Lolium rigidum isolate FL_2022 chromosome 5, APGP_CSIRO_Lrig_0.1, whole genome shotgun sequence, the genomic segment AGCGAGGTGGGACAATCGACATAAAATAAATTGTACGTGTGTGACCTTTCCTTATGCCATACGGTGGAAGCAAAGACATCAATTCAGCCCATTATAAACTGGCCCACTTCGGTCTTCGGTGTCCAAGGTAGCGAGCCTGGTTTTTCAACTACAAGCGGTGGCACTGCTggtaattttgaaaaaaatatggacAATAAGAAAACGGACGAAAATTATATTGCCAACATTGTGCTTCAGGAACAGACAGAAAGAACCAACAGCTTAACTCCGCTTCAATTTTGGTTCCTACCAATAGTCACACAGATAATAATTACCTAAAACGGCTACTAAAAAGCTCAGGCTGGACCAAGCAAATTTTGGAATTCGACACATCATGGTAGACATACTTATTTCGCCACTATTTTTGGTGTGCTTTTATTATAACAAAACTGAGTGCGTGTTTATTGGctatacttttttttttctaaCTGTGGAACTTGCAGTGAAATTCCTGGAAAATCAATAATCTGCGATaaataattggttgtgtctgctaTGTATATTACAAACTTATGTAATTCCAGTCAAAACTTTGACCTTGGTTTCGACGCCAGGATCCTTGTGTTGTGTTCTGACCGTGGGATTCTGGAATTGTTTTGGTAAACCATTTGTTGGGTACTTACGAATTTTAAATGGAACAGAGCCGAGTTTCCTTTGCCAACTCCTTTTTAGAAGGCCTTGTTGTCAATTAATTGACTTTCTTTGTTCCAAAACGTGCATGACCACAGAGTAGGGGTCTATTCTGGGATAGTTCAGTTCTCATGGTTTTGTATTAATTTGTTAAACCTGCTCCAGTATGTTTACAATTTTCCGGTTCTCCCCAAAGTAATCACAAAAGCATCATTCTCAAGTTTCTGTTCGAGAGAAAAATTTCTCAACTTTAGAAATGTTTAATAGTGTATAGATGGTAGGTAGTAATATCATTCATTCAATCCAGTCAAGACACAACTAACCATTAATTACAGTAATACATTTCCTTGTGGCTCAACAGTGACATCAAAGGAAATTAATCCAGTGAACCATGTGGCTACATGCCTAAACATAACCCTGTGTCATCATCACTGTTTGTTATTTGTAATTTTTAGGTGCTAATTAAGAAATCAGCTCTGTACCAAGCTGAGACTAAAATCATACCTAATTTTGTCCAGATTATGAACATCACTTAGTCCTGCATTCTCGGTGCGTACGTGGCGGGATGTGATTGGTCGGTGCGCCTTGCCGTGTTGCTTGGTGCGATGGGGCGGACCTGGTGGTGGTCGAATTGGAGTAGCCACCTTCTCTTCTCCCTCGCATCCTCCGCGTAGTCACAACGAAGGCGTAAACTAATGTGCATGTATACGAAATACGTATTTACTGGAGTTTAGTGTAAAATATGTGTACATCAACAGCCTATATAAGTGTAAAACATTTTATCTTTACGGGCCAAAGCTCGGAAGCGAAGCATCTTCTCCTAATCCAAAAGTGCGCGATCTTCCTTGTCTCATTTGTACGGAGCTGAAGAGGAGGAGATGGACGCCATGGCCGTGCTCGCGAGACAGGGCCCTACCCTCGCCGCCATCGAACACCGGAGCTCCGCCTCACTCCGGCTGTCGGCATCCCTCTCCTTCGCCACCGCTTCCTCGAGGAGCCGCGGCCTCGTCGGGCTGAGCACGGTGGGGTGGAGCGGGAGGGCGGACAGGGTGGCTCGCGTCACCCCCCACCGCATTGTCGCCTCGTCGGTTCGTTCCTTGGAATTCACTTCCACCTACTTGAGTAATTTGATTGCGTAGTTTTGGAGGAACCGGAAAAGATGGGCTGTTTGTTAGGAAAGAATTGGTATCTTAGTTCCCTTTCAATTGCTAGTGACTATGCACCATCATGTGTCGAATTCCATATTTTGCTTGGTCCAAGCCTGAACTTCATGTGTCGAATTGTCTATGTGGCTATTGGTAGGAACCAAAAGTGAAGTGACTTCTGTCAGTTGGCTACGGAGAATGTTGTCACTTAGACAGGCTACATTGTGGAACTGCTCCGCGCACAACAATCCATGTCTGATCCATGTAGGATGCAGCATCATGTGGTGTGTTCCACTTTGATGCCAGCCACGGACATATTGATTTGGTGTGTCGTACAAGAATCGTATGGAATACATCGTGCGCATAGCAGGGTTTGGCTACATTATGTTCATCGAAATATTGTGTCATTTTCGTTCCATGGTAGATATACTTACAACACGAAAATGTTCGTGTTCTTTTATTATGACCAAACTTAGTGGATGTTACTTTGCTTTCCTTTTTATTCTAGCTATGGAACTTGCTGTGAAATTCCTGAAAATTTGATAATATGTGATGTATAATTGGTTGTATCTGTTATGTATGTTACAATCTTGTTTTCAACAGAACTCCGGTAAAAACTTTGACCCTGGTTTTGACACCAGTCTAATTCCGGAATTATTCAGCCATGTATTGGGTACTTCAGAATTTTAAATGGAATATAGCAAAGTTTCCTCTGCGAACCCCTTCTTAAAAGGCCATGTTATCAATTAATCGACCTCCTTTGTTCCAACACTTGTATGGACACGGGGTAGGGATCTATTATGGGATCTTTCAGTTCCCATGGCttatattaatttttttaatctGCTCCAGTAGTTTTACAATTTTCCGGTTTTCCCCAATATATTCACAAAAGCATCGTTCTCAACTCTCAAGTGTCGGTTTAAACTGGAAAAATAATCAAGTTTAGTAATATTTAATAGTGTATAGATGGTACATAGCAATCAAATACATTTAATTCAATCAAGAGACAATTGATCAATGATTATCTCTGGGAACCTAAGGGCATGGCCAACGCGTCGCTTCAACCCGCTGCCCCGCAGGCCACGTAGGCTCGGATTGTCAGAGTAGTCGCCTCGCAGTATGTCAGAGTCGCTTGCAGAGGAGGCGGCCTCCTCGGGAGAGAAAGGTAGAagagagaggaaaagaggaggagagagaagaaaaaagtGGGAGAGCGATGGAGGTCAGAAATCAACGCTACCAGCCTCCGCTGTCTCAATGCCGCTTGTAGAAGGAGACGCCGTATGCTGGATGGAGACCCGCCACCGGCCTCCATGGTCTTGGTCTGCATGGGAGGCACCTCAAAATCCAGTATAAATTAAAGATACAAGCAAATCCAGATGAGGAAACAGATGGAGTGGTAGATTTTGGCTTCTAATTTGAAGATTTGCTGAATTTGGAGTCGATTTTGGAGAAGAATTTGGAAGGAAATTCAAGGGGGAAAGAGAAGCTCGGGACAGGTTGTGCGGAGGAAGATGACCATGCACAGACGGGGAGAAGGGAAATATCTAGAGAGAGAGAAAGTGGGTCCCAGTGAGGTGGTAGCCTTAGATTAGTGCGTTGGGAGTTTTTTCCTTGAGCCGCTGCTTCACGTTTTTTTCTCCTACTTTTATTCATGGGTAAGTAGCATACCACTGCCTCCATTGTCCATGCCCTAATACAGTAATACACTTCATTGTGGCTCGATAGTGACACTAAAGGAACTTAATCCAGTGAACCATGCATGTGGCTACACCCCTAAACACAACCCAGTGTTATCATCATCACTGTTTGttatatgtaattttttgagGACTATTTGAGAAATCAGCTCTACTCCAAGCTGGGAATAAAAGCATACCTTATTTTGTCCAAATTGTGAACATCATTTGGTCCTCCATTCTCTTACACTGAGCCAAAGCCATCTTCCAGTTTTCTGAATAATTATGGCATGTCACTATTTTGGATATTTGTAGTCTGCTTGTTTTGCATGTGTGCCTATATTTGATGCCTGAAAGATGTAGGTCTTTCTCATTTAAGGGTGTAACTTAGCTCATCTATTTCCTTTCAAAAAAGAAATCAAGAAACCAATTTTGACATATCAAATATTTCTTTTCCATTTAAAGAAGATACAATAATGTCTCGTTTCCTttcattatctatgagatatcgcTAAAcgagatttttatttttattttttgcaggAAGTTGAGCAGTCATACATTATGATCAAACCTGACGGTGTTCAGCGTGGTTTGGTATGTGTTTATTGATTTCTCTCTGTGTTTTGGTATCTATTATTTGTTTCACTTCAGTTAAAGCGTATCGTGTTTGCACATAGGTTGGAGATATTATTTCTCGCTTCGAGAAGAAAGGATTTTTGCTGAAGGGGCTGAAGCTTTTTCAGTGCCCCAAGGAGTTGGCTCAGGTTTGCTTAACAAATGCAGTAAATCTTTGGAAGCTTACTTATTTCAAAAAATGTTTTGTGTAATTATAAACAATGCCATCCATCTAAAGCAAAGCAACATCTTTGTGTCGCTAGCAATTGCTAAAATGCCAGTCATCAACTGTATCGGACACAACAATAGAACATTATGCTGAGGGTATTCTCTTTGTTTTCACAATAGAACATTAGATTTTCTGTCTGTCAAAAGAGCACAAGGGTATTCTCTTTGTTTTCACATAGAGAAGTAATTGTTGAGAATTATATAATGCCGAGGGCTGAGTCGGAAAACTAGTAATGGTGTTTGGCTTTTGATACACTATCTCTTCTCTCTTTACTTCAGGAGCACTACAAGGATCTGAGTGAGAGACCTTTCTTTCCCAAACTGATAGAGTACATAACATCTGGTCCTGTTGTTTGCATGGTATGTATTTATGAAGAAACTAATATTATTGCGTGCACTTTGATCAATAAGTTTTTTACTGTTATTCGTCCTGTCAGGCCTGGGAGGGTGCAGGTGTTGTTGCGTCAGCTCGCAAACTGATAGGAGCTACTAACCCCCTTCAAGCCGAACCAGGGACCATAAGGGGTGATCTTGCAGTTCAAACAGGAAGGTTGGCATCCACGCCTTTTCCTCACACTATCatctgcattacatatgtttcatttTAGTTGATGTCACCTCCATTCATACCTTTTATCGAAGAAATCATCATGGAGTCTTGCTTTTCAGGAATGTTATCCACGGAAGTGACAGCCCTGATAATGGCAAGCGTGAAATTGGTAAGTTTTGCAACAATTCAGTGTGTCGCTAGTTCGTTATTCAATCATATTATCATGTAGTCTGCatgatatattttttaaaaattgcaAGACCTGGTacttttgatgtcaaaatttaaGCAGTGTTGTGAAGACTGAAGTAGGTGACTTAATGGTTAGGAGCAGATTAAGATTTTTGGAAATGCAAACGTCAGCATGTACTGATCTGTCGTGCATATTTCCTTAAAGCTGGATTGCTTTAGACAAATATGTACTGATATGAACTCATATTTATTGTCCTATTTGTAGCGCTATGGTTCAAAGAAGGCGAGCTTGCTCAGTGGGAATCAGTTCAAACACCCTGGCTTATAGAGTGATGTTCGCTGAGAACCTTATAAAGTAGCCTATCAGGGCTCCAAAATTTTCGCCATTGTCCACCTGTATGTTATTTCCTTCTTTAACTGTAATGCTGAGCGGGTAAGTATAAATCTGTGTTGAGAATTTTCTTGTATTCACATGTTAACTCTTTTAATTAAGAAGCAAGGCATTGGCAGCATGtcctgctcttttttttttttacttacaGACCAGTTGTTGTAGCAAGATGGTAATTACAATATTCCTGGAACCTAGTGCCATCAACTGAAGTACTACAGTAATATCTGGAGAAACTATAACCAAACTACATAGTAGCGGCGAATTTGTTGTGAGCTCATATCAACTAATTCCAAGCTTGCAGCTATAACAAGAGAGAACAAGATCGGATGTATACTGTAGTTATGTTTTCTTCCCAAACTTATGTAACCCTTTTTATGCATCGGATTAACATCAACTCGGACAGGGGAACAATCTTCGTGCATATATAATGGTTGGACAATGTATAAATTGACATGTTGCAACTGGCTTTCCAAACATGCACTGCTGGTCAGGCAGGGTATAGGTCGAGAAGTTGTAGCGAGAAATAATTGTCTTTTCACAATTGCGCGGTTAACAGTTAACATTTACACTTCAGGGTTCAAATATATACATACAATACTCAAGACATCTGAGTTTGCACACAAATATGGAAACAAATACAGCACATACTCAATGCACACACATTATTACAGTGACCTGATGTACGGAGGAGTATGTAAAATGGGTATACAGAGTAAAGCATTACAGCAGGTGAATGACGAGCCTTAACCTGATGGGGTTACCCGTCGGtggaagtaaatggatctatatttTCGGGTTCTTGTGGCTTGAAGTAGGTGGCGACCTTTTTCTTAGCTTCTTTTACGAGGGAACGGAGACTCTTGATAGGCTTCATTGTCGTTCCTGCTCCATGTTCTTCGCTGGCGAAAACCATGGACCTGTCAAGAAAAGACATGCTTTTAGAAGCACTGGATAGTGCTTTCATCAAGTTATTCAGGTCTTCTTTTTGGTAGCTGCCCCTGTGTTTCATCATTGATATGACCATCTTACAGGTTAGCTTCATCATTCTCAGGCGAGGGACCGTTGGAATACTGTTTTCTGCTACTATGTCCTTGAGTTTCCTTGGAAGGCTAATTGCATCAATTGCACCAAACCGACAGGCCAAATCTTCATCAGCACTGATGAATATGTCGCATATCGTCACACAGAGGGATAACAGGGGTGTGTGGAATTCCTCGTCATCTTCATTGTCCAACTCATCCACCTCCATATCCAtctccacctccgactccaccttaCTTTCGTGCTCAGCATTGTCTTGTGGATGATCACATTGATTTTCTATGTCAGCTTCTTTTTCTAGGAGTTCGACCTGGTTTTGTTCTGCTAGTGCATGTGTTTGATCTTGTATCAATCCACAATGAAGTATCTGTCCAAGCACCTGAAACGGTAAGAACAGTTTGAGCTCAAGAGTTAATAATAATCAAACCTAGGATAATCACCACATGTATGCTTTCGATGATCAGAACAAAACAAAGGATATCTATTTCACGTCATCATGTGGATTACCTTGGGCATAGTATCTGTCATGGCTTTCTTAAGTTTGCCGAGAGACTCGTCATCTTGTGTGTGCTGAATACACACATGCTCCAGGATTTCAGCTGCTTTTATCCTGCATGTCTTGTTTTCAGCATCATCTACAAGTAGTATCTTGGTGAGGCTACCAACGATGTCGCTGTTCACCTGCAAGATAATACTGGTATTGCTTCCATCTTGGATAGATAACTTTGCCAGTGCTTCACCTGCCAAGTTTCTGATGGGCCTGTCCTTGTTATCATCAGCGAAGATGTCTACTAGCATCTTGATGAAAGCTGCTATGTTCTCCTGGTTGTCCATGTGCAGTTCCGTGAGAATCCCCATGGCTCGTCTCTGATGCTTTGCGTAGCAGCGTTTACAGTTTATAATCCTCTCCATGGTGCCgattgcctccttgtttcttaAGATTTCTCGACGCAGCTTGACCCCCGTCTTCCCAGGAGCAGCCACGAGCAGTAAAATGACCTTCAGTGACTCCTCTACTACCTTCGACGACCATGCACAACCTTTAAATTGGTGGATTATGTCGGAGGTCAGAGGCGCCATGATCCTTGGGAGCAGACCTTGGGTCTCGCTCATGATTCTGCAGTTATTCTTGTGGGTTGCCAACTTCCGGAGGATGCAGAAGCCTGTCAGAACCAGCTTCTCGTAGGCCTCTCGAAGGTTACTGGCATCGTTGCCTGGTGATGGTAGACGGCTGGTTTGTGCATTCCAATCCGTGTCATACTTGCTTACTAGCCGGTGTCTATGGTATGGCTCGATTAGACGGTATTCTTCGAAACTGCCGATCAGATTACATATGTACTGAATCGCCCCGGGGAATTGCTCCAAATGGATGACCAGAGCAAGGTGGGCTACTATAGTCGCGCCTTGGTTCCTCATCTCTCTGTCAAATGAGCCCCGGGGATCCAACGTCTGCAACAGTCTCTGTAGTACGGATGAAGAGGATGCAGATATGATCTCACTTTTCATCATCATGTTCTGCCCAATGATCTCATTCCACAGCGAAAGAATCTCTTCCTTTGTACCATCGACTCTTGCCTTCTTCAGCTTCTTCTCCCCCAGGCACATGGCTGTGTACAACATCTTTACTCCGGAAACGAAGTCATCGTGCGACTTGGAACCGATCAAGTCTACAGCATGTGTGATGAGGTTCCTTCCTCTTGCGAACGATGGGTCCTTCTCGCACCCGATCCTTGTATCGCGCAAGTATGTCAAAACTACTTCACGATCTTCGAGATCTTCATGATTTGAGATGACGACATTAGCCAACCCTTTCTTGGTGAGAGCAAACAAGAACCTATAGCAGAAGAGCACGCCTTGGAGCAAAGCAAGGAAGTACAAGGTGTCCATCGCCGGCTTCAGGTTTGCCTCCGTAACCGAGTTGCTACCGTAATCATGTTTTACCAGACGCCAAATCGACAACCCCATGGAGATCAGCAGCCCAAACATGTACGTAGCTGCCAGGGGGCATAGTAGCATGACCATCACCAGCGTCTGAACCACTACGGCAATCACTGCTAGCAAGAACCTTGCAATAACAAGAACAATTTCCAAAACCGTGCTAGTATTGTTGTAATTGCCTAATACTCCATAAAAAAAGCCAGCCGCCGCGCCGACGGCTGAATTTGCTATATAGCTTAATTTCTCATTCATGTAGACGTCGAATATCCTGTTGTATATATGGACAAGATAAGTGACAAGGCACATACTAAAGAAAGCACGTGAACATTTTTCCCAAGAAAAATGACAAGTATAGTTCCTCCACAATAGTGGGCCTTAATATAATACTAGAGATAAGCAGGATTTTTAGAACCAGGATTGACAAAAATGAAGTTTTAGATTAAATAATGCCGGGCGAGTACTTCTTTGTAATTTATTTTGTCCAAGCATTTTTGTCAGAACTGATTAATAGACAAGGGCAAATATTTTTCCccattttaaaataataaaaataaattttatgAAGTAATGGCATGTTGAATAATGTGAATGTTGTACAATGTGAATGTGTATTTGTTTGTTTAACATTGCAGGAAAATTGCAAAAAAATAAATCTAAAGGATTGTGTGGATGGCATAATTTTAATAGAAGAAAAGGAACCTTTTCATGAAGTTGGGTGTAAGGGAAGTTTTCCTATGATATTGCATCCAAATTATATTATATAAAAGGATCCTTGTTCTCTGATGCTTACAAAACATGCAAAGCTCGATAGAATATTATCCGAAGGAACGGAATCTTCCAAAActtctatcattttttttttgaatcaaaCATGATCTaaaagaaaagtactccctccctTCGTGTTTAATCGACCCCGGAATGCATGCATACTCTACTAAGCCAGCCTCAGCTTTGCGTCAATTAAATAAGAACAAAGGTAGTAGGCCTTAATATCGCATTGGGACACTGCCAATTTTTTTACAGGAATTACAACGTCAACGCTGCTTATTGGGAGCGTGAGTCCAGCAACTTACCATATTTATCTTTAAAAACATTACCACTTTTATTTCGAAATAACTGACGCAATTTTGTCTTATACAGATGTATGTAGATGTATTTCAATgagtagatacatccgtatctaaaatagttgagtcacttatttctGAACACGGTATTTCGGGCTGAGTTTTACTACCATTATGCATATTTTGTTCTATGGTGCTGCAACCGCAAACCcttcttgtactccctccgatccatattatttgattctaaaatggatgtatctacaactaaaatatctTTAGATAATCTATATTAACATTaagtaatatggatcagagggagtaccaaTAACCATATCTTTTGGGTACTGACCCATTTCTCTCTCTTCCCTAGACCGACTACGGGGTGACAAAATCTTCGTGCCCAAGTGCAACGTTCCATAAAATACACATGTTAGCTTTGCTTGTTATTTTCTCTTTTGCATGATTAACTTTCATGTTTTTTTGTAAACCTAAAAACTATATGCGTGTAACTCTGTATTTTCTTGCAAAATTAATTCTAGGGTTTAATAAATCCCCCTTCCTCCTTTCCTAATTTTAATAAGCCCCAGAATAATATTTTGATATTGTTTAAAATCCAAATTAATATTCTA encodes:
- the LOC124652387 gene encoding nucleoside diphosphate kinase 2, chloroplastic-like, whose protein sequence is MDAMAVLARQGPTLAAIEHRSSASLRLSASLSFATASSRSRGLVGLSTVGWSGRADRVARVTPHRIVASSEVEQSYIMIKPDGVQRGLVGDIISRFEKKGFLLKGLKLFQCPKELAQEHYKDLSERPFFPKLIEYITSGPVVCMAWEGAGVVASARKLIGATNPLQAEPGTIRGDLAVQTGRNVIHGSDSPDNGKREIALWFKEGELAQWESVQTPWLIE